The region GACGAGCGATTCCTTGCACGGGTCTTCACGGACTCCGAACGGGCGGGCATCGGACGGGCTCCGGACCCGGATCTCGACGTCTGGTGCCGATGGGCCGCCAAAGAAGCGGCGTTCAAGGTGGTCTCAAAGCTGCTCGGCTCGCCGCCCACATTCGCGCACACTTTGTTTGAAACGGAGTGGGTCAGTGAGTCAGAATCGGCCGAGCACACTGGTGTCGTCTCCTATGGAGACCGGCTCATTTCAATTCAGTTGGAAGCTCGGCCCGGCTCCCTCGTGCACTCCATCGCCTGGAGCACGCATGACGAGGGCGGCCGGCCGAAGTTGTTCACGCATGTGGGGTCTGTCGACGACCGGGGGATGCCTTGGGGTGCAGACACCGCAGAGCTTGAGCGCAGGCTGACTGACCGCGAGTTAACCTCGGTCCACTCGCGTGCATCGGCAGCGGTTCGCGTGGGAGCCAAGTCCATGTTGGCGGATGTGTTGACAGTGGACGAAAACGATATCGAGATCGTGTGCGCTCCGGGTGCGATCGGCCGAAGGCCTCCCTTCGTGTTCTTGAACGGGAAGCCCGCTGGTGCGGACGTGTCGCTGACCCACGACGGGTCTTGGATCGCTTGGGCGCTGTGGGCCCGAACAGGTGAGTAGAACCTCCCGCCAGGGCTAACGCCTCGCGCTACTTACTGTTCGGCCTGTAGTTCATCCGGACCGACAGTCCGAAGCGTTGATAGTACGCATTCCCGATGTCGGTTTCTGCCCGCGTCCAGCCCACGCGGATGGCTCCATCCAGGTTCACAGCCATCGGTCGCCCCACCTGCACATAGGCAATCGATGCATTGTCGGCTTCTTCACCTGGGACCAGGCGCGCAAAAGCGGTCTCGTGCACATAAGTCTTGCCGGTAAGCAGAGCGTAGACGTTCAGGGTCGCACGGGCAGGAAGTGGTGTGCTGACCAACACCGAGGCACTGAGTGCATCGTATTCAGATCGATTCGAGTTCGATCGATTCACCGTGCCTTCAAGCCCTACCTGGACGAAGGTCGACCCTATGTGCGTCCAATTCAGTCCCGTCCGGACACTCCTGTCTCGGCGGAAGGGATCTGCCGCATCGAAGCTCCCCTGGTGTTGATACTCATTCCAACGGAGTCCGGCGAAGAAACGAATCGATGAAGGGTCGGCGCCCCAGCGCGCCCCAGCTTCCACGCCCACTCCGCGCCGATCGAGTAGATCCAATTGGGGGACGAACTCGAGCGCTCGGTAGTCTGCGGATTCACCCCCGAACTCAAGGTCCAGTTGGACGCCGTCCAGGGATCGCGTAACGAAGCCTAGCGCAGCCGTGCCGGTCGCGTATCCAGGTTGCAGAAAGAGCGGCATCGGTGGACGATCTTGCACCGACCGATTGCTCATTCCGGTGCGGGCATACAAGCGCCCGAACGTCCCGACCAAGCGGGTGAGCTGCAGCGTCGCCGTCCCAACCCACTCACGAGGCGCATAGTCACGGACCTTGAAGCCCGTCGCCGCGGCTTGACGGACGCCCCCATCGACCGAGAGCACGATGTCGTGTGTCTCGCGTTCCAACAGCGCAAGCGTTCCGCGTAGGCCCAATTCACCTACCGCAGCAGCAGCGTGGTTGGTGCTGTCGACGACCGGGTCGTTGACCGATGAAAAATTCCCAGAATAACGCTCCGCTGACCCGCCAAGAGTGAGCACGAGGTCCCGCCAACGAACCTGGCTCGACGCCGCGGAAGGCAGCATGAGCCCCATCAGGAAGGCGACCGTCAGAAGCCTCATCACACCGAGACGCATCATGAGCGCACCCGGATTGCTTGTCGAAAAACTCGGGCCCGAATCAGGAGTTGATCTCGGTATTCGGTCAATTCCTCTCGATAGGCCTGAGCTTCGGCGAGTCGCTCCTCGAGCGTGATCGGCCTACCCTCCGCGTCCGTGCTGTCCGAGACCTCCACGGTGGGATCCACCCTCGGTGGCCCCGTCGGGACCTGACGATCACCGAAGCGATCGGCGTTGACCAGGAAGTCCTGACGCTGCCGTTCAATGCGGAGCCGATCTTCCAGATCGGCGATCTGTTCGGCGTTCTCTAGGAGCACCGTGTCGACAACGGCTGCTGTGCGCTCGAAGATTTGTGCCTTGGATTCGATCTCTGCCGGTAGGTCTCTTGGGCTGATCTCGATGTTCGGCATCACAACAGGGAGAAGACCCGTTGGGTCCTCTGCCTCGTCCTCAAGCTCAGATAATTCGTTGGAGGTGTCGTCCAGCAGATCGTTCTGCTGCTGCCGAGCCACCGCCGACGCCGCGGCGTCGAGTCGCCCTACCAACTCGGCCTGACGGACGACAAGTACATCGATCAGAGCCTGCCGCTTCTCAGCCAAGTCTTCGGCCGCCTCACTCACACGGCGGGCCCGGTCCGCCTTCGGCACGCTCATGTTTTGAGCCCGCGGAAGGGCAACAGATAACGCTACGTCATCCCCCTCTCGACGGGCCCGCTCGACTTCGGTCAGCGCCGCGGAAAACCTCTGCTCGACCAC is a window of Longimicrobiales bacterium DNA encoding:
- a CDS encoding 4'-phosphopantetheinyl transferase superfamily protein, with product MPSANLLRVGNDVVDLTHVRTRDKSSDERFLARVFTDSERAGIGRAPDPDLDVWCRWAAKEAAFKVVSKLLGSPPTFAHTLFETEWVSESESAEHTGVVSYGDRLISIQLEARPGSLVHSIAWSTHDEGGRPKLFTHVGSVDDRGMPWGADTAELERRLTDRELTSVHSRASAAVRVGAKSMLADVLTVDENDIEIVCAPGAIGRRPPFVFLNGKPAGADVSLTHDGSWIAWALWARTGE